Proteins co-encoded in one Aspergillus fumigatus Af293 chromosome 6, whole genome shotgun sequence genomic window:
- a CDS encoding SUR7/PalI family protein, whose protein sequence is MGKAGRIACIFTPYALTIASLVCIIMVGLGCTKSSSSTLNNLYFFRANLQNLTTSSSVTSAVNSALESAGVDISSTDLAKALDEAQKQLKIKDFYDIGLWGYCDGDVTNGNYKTQNCSKPKAEFYFNPITIWQLNDTGVEDVLPKDLSKALDVYKNVSKWMFIAYIVAFIATIVELVVGLFAICSRWGSCVTSLVSAVSFLFITAASVTSTALFTVLKGTFNSALKDYGIKGYMGKNIYIATWLAVAFSLAGSLFWIISSCCCSGRSPYHGSSKTRGVTAEKAPYTYEPLGPQANQTPAAFGNTSYPPPAHGTHVPMQNMRNNAYEPFRHV, encoded by the exons ATGGGCAAAGCCGGTCGCATTGCGTGCATATTCACACCATATGCACTCACTATCGCCTCATTAGTATGCATTATTATGGTCGGCTTGGGCTGCACAAAGTCTAGTTCATCCACACTCAATAACCTCTACTTCTTCAGA GCCAATCTCCAAAACCTAACCACTTCGTCATCAGTAACATCAGCGGTAAACTCCGCTCTCGAGTCAGCTGGCGTCGATATCTCGAGTACCGACCTGGCCAAGGCCCTCGACGAGGCACAAAAGCAACTCAAGATCAAGGATTTCTACGATATCGGTCTCTGGGGCTACTGCGACGGAGATGTCACCAATGGCAACTACAAGACCCAGAATTGTTCCAAGCCCAAGGCCGAGTTTTACTTCAACCCTATCACAATCTGGCAACTCAACGATACCGGTGTGGAGGACGTCCTGCCGAAAGATCTGTCCAAGGCTTTGGATGTCTACAAGAATGTCTCCAAGTGGATGTTCATCGCCTACATCGTTGCCTTTATCGCGACCATAGTCGAGCTTGTCGTCGGTCTCTTTGCCATCTGCAGTCGCTGGGGTAGCTGCGTGACCAGCCTTGTCTCAGCT gtctccttcctcttcatcaccgccGCCTCCGTCACATCCACCGCCCTCTTCACCGTTCTGAAAGGCACCTTCAACTCGGCCCTCAAGGACTACGGTATCAAGGGCTACATGGGAAAGAACATCTACATTGCCACCTGGCTAGCGGTCGCCTTCTCCCTGGCCGGCAGCCTCTTCTGGATCATTTCCTCATGCTGCTGCTCCGGCCGTTCCCCCTACCACGGCTCCAGCAAGACCCGCGGCGTCACCGCCGAAAAGGCACCTTATACCTATGAGCCTCTTGGTCCTCAGGCCAACCAGACCCCTGCTGCCTTTGGCAACACTTCGTACCCGCCTCCGGCTCATGGTACCCATGTTCCCATGCAGAATATGAGGAACAACGCCTACGAGCCCTTCCGCCATGTCTAA
- the pil1 gene encoding Eisosome component PIL1/LSP1 family protein, giving the protein MHRTYSMRQSRVPTASQIENPPPPLSSTKTNRWLGKGGLGHAFRKNAAGAFGPDLARKLSQLVKMEKNVMRSMEMVARERMEAAQQLSIWGENCDEDVSDVTDKLGVLLYEIGELEDLFVDRYDQYRVTIKSIRNIEASVQPSRDRKQKITDEIAKLKYKDPNSPRIVVLEQELVRAEAESLVAEAQLSNITREKLKAAFQYQFDALREHCEKVAIIAGYGKHLLDLVDDTPVTPGETRQAYDGYEASKAIIQDCEEALTNWVQSKAAVKPSLSTRSRSLSQRAREKNREGLDLSEQDQPMRGDRDSWVPAGQHPSYGEDGEEAASTVDGETRGREETREAVAAA; this is encoded by the exons ATGCATCGCACGTACTCTATGCGCCAGTCGCGCGTTCCCACGGCGTCGCAGATTGAGAACCCACCTCCGCCATTGTCTTCTACCAAGACCAACAGATGGCTTGGGAAAGGTGGACTGG GCCATGCCTTTCGCAAGAATGCCGCCGGTGCCTTTGGACCTGATCTCGCCAGGAAGCTGTCTCAGCTAGTtaagatggagaagaacgtCATGCGTAGCATGGAAATGGTTGCTCGAGAGCGTATGGAAGCTGCT CAACAACTCTCCATCTGGGGTGAAAACTGCGATGAAGATGTCTCTGATGTGACAGACAAGCTTGGTGTCCTCCTCTACGAGATTGGAGAGCTGGAAGATCTCTTTGTCGATCGTTATGATCAGTACCGTGTCACCATCAAGAGCATTCGAAACATTGAAGCTTCCGTTCAGCCCAGCCGGGATC GCAAGCAGAAGATCACCGATGAGATCGCCAAGCTCAAGTACAAGGACCCTAACTCTCCTcgcatcgtcgtcctcgagCAGGAGCTGGTTCGCGCGGAGGCCGAATCCCTAGTTGCTGAGGCGCAACTCTCCAACATCACCCGagagaagctcaaggcaGCCTTCCAGTACCAGTTCGATGCGCTTCGCGAACACTGCGAAAAGGTCGCTATCATCGCCGGATACGGCAAGCATCTCTTGGACCTCGTTGACGACACCCCCGTAACTCCGGGCGAGACTCGCCAGGCTTATGACGGCTATGAGGCTAGCAAAGCCATCATCCAGGACTGCGAAGAGGCCCTCACCAACTGGGTCCAGTCCAAGGCGGCCGTTAAGCCCAGCCTGTCGACGCGATCCCGCTCGCTGTCCCAGCGAGCCCGCGAGAAGAACCGCGAGGGTCTCGACCTGTCCGAGCAGGACCAGCCCATGAGAGGTGATCGGGACTCCTGGGTCCCCGCCGGTCAGCACCCAAGCTACGGGGAAGACGGCGAGGAGGCCGCCAGCACCGTGGACGGCGAGACCCGGGGTCGAGAAGAGACGAGAGAGGCGGTCGCTGCGGCCTAA
- a CDS encoding tRNA (34-2'-O)-methyltransferase regulator RTT10 encodes MHSSLEHTDACLPVTALKALVLGDARLIVQGQGPYCQVVKEQSGQLLAKLKIFRRNNVHGYILLTQRRYEAEKPYTRLVVWGGSSLRVIDLSLARSDASGDVEVSLQAVTAEYLAPDWILAGCSPDQSSRTDRAYVVTAHNAILSLHVVENSHSVNTIYLQQLVTGVKSILFSADTIALSSSHILIAAGTVFGEIIVWSCFVDDDESQPLTLNAVDSIHHFFTGHEGSIFGVRMSPPISSLPGGQPGRLLASCSDDRTVRVWDITDCEHASRQDPSAYSTDGFELRTTGFGAVATTDDKSGSESCVAKAFGHSARIWGVHFVPTAVENQSQLTIVSRGEDAKCILWDLSWNLSPTHKTEFKLTQSSSPHLHNGKHIWSLDLCSSGTQTTIYTGGADSSVRSFKIDVDDTASISLPNRDNRIMFSSDPQNTVLARERSFKAFAFISPELFVATTFQGEIQLCSIRTDSGKGQFIFKETLHVEDDLQSFSVVSSLPQKGVALLGNARGLIRLYTHGTGLLNQIVQADGRPLQLYFLGYDTNTSEAPATLTFAISYATLRKADLFQVTMQANTEPKVVKTELSLPHGMEVSCASYISSQYLALGIKSGALIVYRLAETGASLQPIICALRVHGREGVNQITQFSSLFEEAEISSDYFMTCGRDGDYCIHQLEAMGGADVRLRTIHRSSPAVHLNVEGIYVDRKSRDFMLYGFQSTEFILWNETTHTAVARVDCGGARRIWAFYPSHETPGAGILLWSQSGFNALRIQAGINRTLRAGGHGREIKSMEVSRSALERETLIATGAEDTHVRIFAPVEQRNETPWGSFRCLRVLRDHTAGVQQVTWSTDGKTLFSSAGFEELFVWKVRQIPSFGLATVLAASSPKDDPTSELRVTSFDVLDVEEDANGGFLICLTLSNSTIKIFHYSSLIDGGRFTLLARGAYTSNCLTQVQFLVEGSSLGLITASTDGHFTLWHLDPVLEPYYSISASTLRLKQPLETLSISPPNIACENRYQIHSNSIKSMEMARVSAKTLLIVAGGDDNALTLSLLSVDFADADAGSHVCTITIPDAHAASVTTVKILEQRQSDSQGKAQIVLASSGNDHRVKVWGAEVDATQRGPDSIRVKNLVDQYSAVADISSLDLMHDESGTKLLVCGVGMELLSVQLY; translated from the exons ATGCATTCCTCGCTCGAG CACACTGATGCCTGCCTCCCCGTAACTGCGCTAAAAGCGCTGGTTTTGGGAGACGCGAGGCTCATTGTTCAAGGCCAAGGGCCTTATTGTCAAGTGGTCAAAGAGCAGAGTGGGCAGCTACTGGCAAAGCTTAAAATCTTCAGGAGAAATAATGTCCATGGATACATTCTCCTGACTCAACGTCGGTACGAAGCTGAGAAACCATACACTCGACTCGTGGTCTGGGGCGGAAGCTCCTTAAGAGTCATTGACTTGTCCCTGGCTAGAAGTGATGCTTCTGGAGATGTGGAAGTTTCTCTGCAAGCCGTAACTGCGGAATACTTGGCCCCAGACTGGATTCTTGCGGGATGTTCACCCGACCAGAGCAGCAGAACAGACCGAGCTTATGTGGTCACGGCTCATAACGCCATACTCAGTCTACATGTGGTAGAGAATTCTCATTCTGTCAACACGATTTACCTACAGCAACTGGTTACGGGGGTTAAGTCCATTCTTTTCTCCGCTGACACTATAGCGCTGTCGTCTTCTCACATTCTAATTGCTGCGGGAACCGTCTTTGGGGAGATCATAGTCTGGTCTTGTTTTGTAGACGACGATGAGAGTCAACCCTTGACGCTCAATGCAGTTGACTCCATCCATCACTTTTTCACTGGCCACGAAGGTTCTATTTTTGGGGTTCGGATGTCACCTCCTATCAGCTCCTTACCGGGAGGCCAACCAGGAAGGCTTTTGGCTAGCTGTAGTGATGATAGAACTGTCAGGGTATGGGATATCACGGACTGTGAACATGCATCCCGTCAAGACCCTTCTGCCTACTCGACAGATGGCTTCGAGCTACGGACCACGGGGTTTGGTGCCGTTGCAACAACTGATGATAAATCTGGTTCGGAATCATGTGTTGCAAAGGCATTCGGGCATTCAGCACGGATTTGGGGTGTTCATTTCGTGCCCACCGCGGTGGAGAATCAGAGCCAACTGACCATTGTGTCTCGTGGTGAGGATGCTAAGTGTATTCTGTGGGACCTGAGTTGGAATCTGTCGCCAACACATAAGACCGAGTTCAAATTGACTCAGTCATCGTCTCCTCATCTCCACAACGGCAAACACATATGGTCACTCGACTTGTGCAGCTCCGGGACACAAACCACGATTTACACTGGAGGTGCAGACAGCTCTGTCAGGAGCTTCAAAATAGACGTAGATGATACGGCGTCGATCTCTTTACCAAATAGGGATAATCGCATTATGTTTTCAAGCGATCCTCAAAACACAGTTCTTGCAAGAGAAAGGTCGTTCAAAGCTTTCGCATTTATCTCACCGGAGTTGTTCGTTGCAACTACTTTCCAAGGTGAGATCCAGCTTTGTTCGATACGAACAGACAGTGGTAAAGGGCAATTCATCTTCAAGGAGACTCTGCATGTTGAGGACGATCTCCAGTCTTTTTCAGTAGTTTCCAGTCTACCACAGAAGGGAGTGGCGCTACTTGGCAATGCACGCGGTTTGATTCGGCTCTATACTCACGGTACTGGGTTGTTGAACCAGATTGTACAAGCGGATGGCAGGCCGCTTCAATTGTACTTCCTTGGGTACGATACTAACACGTCAGAAGCTCCGGCGACTCTCACGTTCGCCATATCCTACGCAACACTTAGGAAAGCAGATCTCTTTCAGGTCACCATGCAAGCCAATACCGAGCCTAAAGTTGTCAAAACAGAATTGTCCTTACCTCATGGTATGGAAGTATCCTGCGCTTCCTACATCTCTAGCCAGTATCTGGCCTTGGGAATTAAAAGTGGCGCACTCATAGTTTACAGACTTGCAGAAACTGGTGCGTCTCTACAGCCGATCATTTGCGCTCTGAGAGTCCATGGTCGAGAGGGCGTTAATCAGATCACCCAGTTCTCATCTTTGTTTGAAGAGGCGGAAATCTCATCAGACTACTTCATGACCTGTGGTCGAGATGGCGATTACTGCATCCATCAGCTGGAGGCGATGGGAGGGGCGGACGTTCGCCTCCGTACAATCCATCGTTCCTCTCCTGCCGTTCACTTGAACGTTGAGGGAATCTACGTCGACCGAAAATCACGAGACTTTATGCTTTATGGATTCCAGAGCACTGAATTCATCCTTTGGAATGAAACGACTCACACTGCGGTAGCCCGAGTCGACTGCGGCGGAGCACGTCGGATTTGGGCATTCTACCCGAGCCATGAGACTCCTGGGGCAGGGATACTCCTTTGGAGTCAATCGGGGTTCAATGCTCTTCGGATACAGGCCGGAATCAACCGTACCTTACGTGCCGGCGGCCACGGCAGAGAAATCAAGTCGATGGAGGTATCTCGTTCGGCGCTCGAGCGGGAGACTCTCATCGCAACTGGAGCAGAAGATACTCATGTACGCATTTTTGCGCCTGTTGAACAGCGCAACGAGACTCCATGGGGCTCATTCAGATGCCTGCGTGTTCTTAGAGACCATACCGCTGGAGTGCAGCAAGTTACCTGGTCAACAGACGGAAAAACTCTTTTCTCTAGCGCCGGGTTCGAGGAGCTGTTTGTCTGGAAGGTCCGGCAGATTCCCTCCTTTGGTCTGGCAACAGTTCTTGCAGCCTCTAGTCCCAAGGATGACCCGACGTCTGAGCTGCGAGTGACGAGCTTCGATGTGCTGGATGTGGAGGAAGACGCTAATGGTGGTTTTCTTATTTGCCTGACATTGTCAAACTCCACGATCAAG ATTTTCCATTATTCCTCGTTGATTGATGGGGGTCGCTTTACCCTCCTGGCACGAGGCGCCTATACAAGCAATTGCCTCACGCAGGTACAGTTTCTCGTAGAGGGTTCTTCACTTGGGCTCATTACTGCGTCCACGGACGGACACTTTACATTGTGGCACTTGGACCCTGTTCTAGAGCCTTACTACTCGATATCGGCGTCGACTTTGCGCTTGAAGCAGCCATTGGAGACGCTATCTATTTCTCCACCAAACATTGCATGCGAGAATCGGTACCAAATTCACTCGAACAGCATCAAATCCATGGAAATGGCCCGTGTATCTGCGAAAACGTTGCTGATTGTCGCTGGAGGGGATGACAATGCGCTCACGCTTTCTCTACTCTCCGTAGACTTCGCTGACGCAGATGCAGGCAGTCATGTGTGCACGATCACGATTCCAGACGCACATGCCGCCTCCGTCACCACTGTCAAGATACTTGAACAACGGCAGTCAGACAGCCAGGGGAAAGCGCAAATTGTTTTGGCCTCCTCGGGCAACGACCACCGGGTCAAGGTCTGGGGTGCGGAGGTGGATGCCACGCAGAGAGGACCAGATTCCATTCGAGTCAAGAATCTAGTTGATCAGTACAGCGCGGTGGCTGATATATCGTCTCTGGACTTGATGCATGACGAGTCAGGGACGAAGTTGCTGGTGTGTGGCGTCGGGATGGAGCTGTTGAGCGTGCAGCTGTACTAG
- a CDS encoding ssDNA endodeoxyribonuclease RAD2 — protein MGVTGLWTVVQPCARPIKLETLNKKRLAVDASIWIYQFLKAVRDKEGNALRNSHIVGFFRRICKLLYFGIKPVFVFDGGAPVLKRQTIAGRKKRREGRREDAVRTAGKLLAVQMQRSAEEEAARQKKGASRQDEEEVPDNPVYVEETYLTEKEKRQGRAFRKTDAYHLPDLHVSLEDMGAPNDPRIMSRAELEEYARQFHQGEDINLYDFSKIDFDSPFFLSLPATDRYNILNAARLRSRLRMGYSKEQLDNMFPDRMAFSKFQIERVKERNDLTQRLMNLNGMNGEEAFYNSGQRIAGERGREYVLVKDNAVEGGWVLGVVGNKGEGHADRPIDVDRYGQKDVTYDHEEASDGDDGAFEDVPIEGLNRLPKLNFPQKDAFNEPIEKPVTSVSRRRDSLFQETEDNSLFVQDGDLAGALPHQRLHIDDFPGGTVDSEDEDLQRAIAMSLEPSASRIEDMPDIPLNRNDVPAAPPKETSPGLAESDDDEMDFAAALARSRRKERKPYNSVPRPVMDHPFEGPLPFESIRLNPSKAENPPHEELDEEGVGFEKESAKKEESLPLPPWFSGEQLNEEFVADKIDNTSLEAYRDRAMNPDHLFLKEHRSPDVIDVDKIPGPEEVIDLEAEPKAEKPDAAVLSRPENAQVHLDDIAVPKVSGKDKAVEEVTCEQRATGGKTPLTETKKNVAHASPSPEPEFEDVTIQTETKPTEVTVTRNQPQIFDESDQAHVVVEDDDDFSDPEDEELMRQLAAEGEEHVRFAATLNNNVQQSSTFDYEQELRQLRSQQKKDRRDADEVTQVMITECQQLLSLFGLPYIIAPMEAEAQCAELVSLGLVDGIITDDSDIFLFGGTRVYKNMFNQGKFVECYLTSDMEKEYALHRRKLISLAHLLGSDYTEGISGIGPVTALEILTEFSSLEEFRDWWTQIQTGMYVPETHAAFYKKFRKTATKIFIPPTFPNPQVDKAYLEPEVDSDPSPFQWGVPDLHGLRNFLMTTIGWSQERTDEVLLPVIRDMNRREQEGTQSNITNFFSGPQGAGAFAPRVRSGGQSRMEKAFSRLRQQAGAKTHQSTSTGETDAGADGSTDDQTASRHSQKKAKGRKRAQATDTITSSADADGVSMASKKQKTRRSTNN, from the coding sequence ATGGGTGTTACGGGCTTGTGGACAGTTGTCCAGCCATGCGCTCGACCTATCAAGCTCGAGACGCTTAATAAAAAACGTCTCGCGGTCGACGCGTCAATCTGGATATATCAGTTCCTCAAAGCCGTACGAGACAAGGAGGGTAATGCTCTACGTAATTCCCATATTGTTGGTTTCTTCCGTCGAATATGCAAGCTTCTGTATTTCGGAATAAAACCGGTGTTTGTTTTTGATGGTGGAGCTCCTGTCCTGAAACGGCAGACGATTGCCGGTCGAAAGAAGCGCCGTGAAGGCCGCAGAGAAGATGCAGTGAGAACGGCTGGGAAGCTGCTTGCAGTGCAGATGCAGCGATccgcagaagaggaagcagcCAGGCAGAAAAAGGGAGCTTCGAGacaggatgaagaggaggtgCCGGACAACCCGGTTTATGTTGAGGAGACCTACCTgacagagaaagagaagcggCAGGGCCGAGCGTTCAGGAAGACGGATGCGTACCATCTTCCAGACTTGCACGTTTCGTTGGAGGACATGGGAGCTCCAAACGACCCTCGCATTATGTCTCGCGCTGAGCTGGAAGAATATGCGAGACAGTTCCACCAGGGGGAGGATATCAACCTCTACGACTTTTCCAAGATCGACTTTGACAgccccttcttcctcagttTACCTGCTACTGATCGGTACAATATCTTGAATGCTGCCAGACTTAGAAGTCGCCTACGTATGGGCTACTCCAAGGAACAATTAGACAACATGTTCCCAGACCGCATGGCGTTCTCGAAATTTCAGATTGAGCGTGTCAAGGAAAGGAACGATCTCACGCAGCGGTTGATGAATTTGAACGGGATGAACGGTGAAGAAGCCTTCTATAACTCAGGGCAGCGAATCGCCGGCgaacgaggaagagaatacGTGCTGGTCAAAGACAACGCAGTTGAGGGCGGCTGGGTGCTCGGTGTTGTAGGCAACAAAGGTGAAGGTCATGCCGATAGACCTATTGATGTGGACCGATACGGCCAGAAAGATGTGACTTATGACCACGAAGAAGCTTCAGATGGGGATGATGGTGCATTTGAGGACGTTCCTATTGAAGGTCTCAACCGACTTCCCAAGCTTAATTTCCCTCAAAAAGACGCATTCAACGAACCGATTGAGAAGCCGGTGACCAGTGTTTCCAGAAGGCGCGATTCGTTGTTCCAGGAGACTGAGGATAACTCCCTCTTTGTTCAAGACGGTGACCTAGCAGGTGCACTGCCTCATCAGCGCCTCCACATTGATGACTTTCCTGGCGGCACTGTCGAcagcgaagatgaagatctcCAAAGAGCAATCGCAATGTCTCTGGAGCCCTCCGCTTCTCGTATTGAAGACATGCCAGATATCCCACTTAACCGCAACGACGTGCCCGCTGCGCCGCCAAAGGAGACTTCGCCTGGTCTTGCAGAgagtgacgatgacgagatGGACTTTGCCGCTGCATTGGCACGGTCTCgcaggaaggaaaggaagccATACAATTCAGTTCCCCGCCCGGTCATGGACCATCCGTTCGAGGGACCACTTCCTTTTGAATCTATCAGATTGAACCCTTCCAAGGCGGAAAATCCTCCACAtgaggagcttgatgagGAAGGGGTTGGGTTTGAAAAAGAGTCcgcgaagaaggaggaaagctTGCCGCTGCCCCCTTGGTTCTCGGGGGAGCAGCTGAATGAAGAATTTGTCGCCGATAAGATTGACAATACCTCATTGGAAGCTTATCGGGATAGAGCGATGAACCCAGACCATCTGTTCCTGAAAGAACATCGATCTCCGGATGTGATAGATGTCGATAAGATACCAGGACCAGAGGAGGTTATCGACCTAGAAGCAGAACCGAAGGCGGAGAAACCAGATGCTGCAGTACTTTCACGTCCAGAAAACGCGCAAGTACACTTGGACGATATTGCAGTACCAAAGGTCTCCGGTAAAGACAAGGCAGTAGAGGAAGTGACATGTGAACAGAGAGCTACAGGCGGCAAAACCCCATTGACCGAGACCAAGAAAAATGTTGCACATGCCTCTCCATCCCCTGAGCCCGAGTTCGAAGATGTTACCATACAGACAGAAACAAAACCGACAGAGGTCACGGTGACCAGAAACCAGCCTCAAATCTTTGACGAGAGTGATCAAGCACATGTGGttgtcgaggatgacgatgacttTTCCGacccagaagacgaagagttGATGCGACAACTTGCGGCTGAAGGCGAAGAGCACGTTCGATTCGCTGCCACTCTGAACAACAATGTGCAACAAAGCAGCACATTTGACTACGAGCAGGAGCTCAGGCAGTTGCGATCCCAGCAGAAAAAGGACCGTAGAGATGCGGATGAGGTGACGCAGGTGATGATCACCGAGTGTCAGCAGCTCTTGAGCCTTTTTGGCTTGCCTTATATAATAGCGCCTATGGAAGCTGAAGCTCAATGCGCCGAACTGGTCTCATTAGGTCTGGTCGACGGGATCATCACCGACGACAGCGACATTTTCCTCTTTGGCGGCACTCGCGTTTACAAGAATATGTTCAACCAAGGCAAGTTCGTCGAGTGCTATCTCACCTCAGACATGGAAAAGGAATATGCGCTTCATCGACGAAAGCTCATAAGTCTCGCGCACCTCCTCGGTAGCGATTACACAGAAGGGATCAGTGGCATCGGGCCGGTGACCGCGTTGGAAATTCTCACGGAATTTTCCAGCCTAGAAGAGTTTCGTGACTGGTGGACACAAATTCAGACGGGGATGTACGTCCCTGAGACGCACGCAGCTTTCTACAAAAAGTTCAGAAAGACAGCGACCAAGATCTTTATCCCTCCTACTTTTCCCAATCCGCAAGTAGATAAGGCGTACCTCGAGCCCGAGGTCGATTCCGATCCATCTCCGTTTCAATGGGGCGTTCCCGACCTACATGGGCTGCGAAATTTCCTCATGACCACGATTGGGTGGAGCCAGGAACGCACGGACGAGGTTCTTCTACCGGTTATCCGCGACATGAATCGCAGAGAACAGGAGGGCACTCAATCCAACATCACTAACTTTTTCAGTGGCCCTCAAGGAGCCGGTGCATTCGCGCCTCGCGTGCGTTCGGGGGGCCAAAGCAGAATGGAGAAAGCATTCAGCCGTCTACGGCAGCAAGCCGGAGCGAAAACCCATCAGTCTACGTCTACGGGAGAGACGGATGCTGGTGCAGATGGTTCTACAGATGACCAAACAGCCTCCAGGCACAGCCAAAAGAAAGCcaagggaaggaagagagCACAGGCTACAGATACCATCACATCTtctgctgatgctgacggtGTGAGTATGGCGTCGAAGAAACAAAAGACGCGACGGTCAACGAACAACTAG
- a CDS encoding glycoside hydrolase family 5 protein: MKFGSIVLIAAAAGFAVAAPAKRASGKEFIFPDPSTISTLIGKGMNIFRIQFLMERLVPSSMTGSYNEEYLANLTSVVDAVTKAGSYAILDPHNFGRYNGQIISSTDDFKTFWQNLAGKFKSNNLVIFDTNNEYHDMDQTLVLNLNQAAINGIRAAGATSQYIFVEGNSWTGAWTWADVNDNLKALTDPHDKIVYEMHQYLDSDGSGTAESCVSTTIGKERVSAATKWLKDNGKVGIIGEFAGGVNDQCRTAISGMLEYLAQNTDVWKGALWWAAGPWWGNYMFNMEPPSGAAYVGMLDILEPYLG, from the exons ATGAAATTCGGTAGCATTGTGCtcattgctgctgcggcAGGCTTCGCGGTGGCTGCTCCTGCAAAGAGAGCTTCG GGGAAAGAATTCATCTTCCCGGACCCTTCTACAATCAGCACATTGATCGGGAAGGGCATGAACATCTTCCGGATTCAATTCCTCATGGAGAGACTGGTGCCAAGCTCTATGACAGGCTCCTATAATGAGGAGTACCTTGCCAATCTGACATCG GTTGTGGACGCTGTCACCAAGGCAGGATCTTATGCTATTTTGGACCCACACAACTTTGGCAGATA CAATGGTCAGATTATCTCCAGCACCGACGACTTCAAGACCTTCTGGCAGAATCTGGCTGGAAAGTTCAAGTCCAACAATCTCGTCATCTTTGATACTA ACAATGAGTATCACGACATGGACCAGACACTGGTACTGAACCTCAACCAGGCCGCTATCAACGGTATCCGCGCTGCAGGAGCCACCTCGCAATACATCTTTGTGGAGGGCAACTCCTGGACCGGCGCCTGGACCTGGGCCGACGTCAATGACAACCTGAAGGCTCTGACCGACCCCCATGATAAGATCGTCTACGAGATGCACCAGTATCTCGACTCGGATGGATCCGGCACCGCGGAGAGCTGCGTGTCTACCACGATTGGTAAGGAGCGGGTTTCTGCCGCAACAAAGTGGCTCAAGGATAACGGCAAGGTTGGCATCATTGGTGAGTTCGCTGGTGGCGTCAATGATCAGTGCCGGACCGCTATTTCAGGAATGCTGGAGTACTTGGCTCAGAACACAGACGTGTGGAAGGGAGCTCTCTGGTGGGCGGCTGGCCCCTGGTGGGGAAACTATATGTTCAACATGGAGCCTCCGAGCGGTGCAGCTTATGTGGGCATGTTGGACATCTTGGAGCCCTACCTGGGTTGA
- a CDS encoding bZIP transcription factor, which translates to MSDEQRQQSLARQLAASNYERLENFNFLLSRHDPAVAKSRHYSFDADSATLASLQNLNMEYDQTEGMGGISVSSYDSIEDERSPIDVRGYPYRGDKSVNYSLPDQMLSYPAHPIYPPIYSGDELSHPPGAMTPSDVSSSISPPNGQLGNIKYSTPVAGESIASALSQEEELRRAAEEDRRRRNTAASARFRMKKKQREQTLERTVRETTEKNASLEARVAQLEMENRWLKNLLTEKHEASASRMAPPPTDSTALNSKTNGLAGSGQKHIQPKKKGVGTDN; encoded by the exons ATGTCTGACGAGCAGCGTCAGCAATCTCTTGCTCGTCAACTGGCTGCTTCGAACTACGAGAGACTGGAGAACTTCAACTTCTTGCTCTCTCGACACGATCCAGCTGTGGCGAAGTCTCGACATTATTCCTTTGATGCCGATTCCGCAACTCTGGCATCGCTCCAGAACCTGAATATGGAGTACGACCAGACTGAAGGAATGGGAGGAATCTCCGTGAGTTCATACGACAGCATTGAGGACGAGCGCAGTCCCATCGATGTCAGAGGTTACCCATATCGTG GGGACAAATCCGTCAACTACTCGCTGCCAGACCAGATGCTGTCGTATCCAGCTCATCCTATCTATCCGCCCATCTATAGCGGCGATGAACTCAGCCACCCCCCGGGGGCCATGACGCCGTCAGACGTCTCCTCGTCGATTTCGCCGCCCAATGGGCAGCTCGGCAACATCAAATACAGCACACCCGTCGCCGGCGAATCCATCGCTTCCGCATtaagccaagaagaagaactgcGCCGCGCCGCCGAAGAGGACCGCCGGCGTCGAAACACCGCCGCCAGCGCCCGGTTCCGCATGAAGAAAAAGCAGCGCGAGCAGACCCTTGAACGCACTGTCCGGGAGACGACCGAAAAAAATGCCTCGCTCGAGGCCCGCGTAGCgcagctggagatggagaacAGATGGTTGAAGAACCTCCTGACCGAGAAACACGAGGCCTCCGCTAGCCGCATGGCTCCGCCTCCGACAGATAGCACGGCCCTGAACAGCAAGACTAACGGGCTGGCTGGAAGCGGGCAAAAACATATCCAGCCAAAAAAGAAGGGCGTGGGAACCGATAATTAA